In the genome of Nocardioides seonyuensis, one region contains:
- a CDS encoding long-chain-fatty-acid--CoA ligase translates to MSTEPPLWADSYGPDVPLHLHYGDTTVLDLWEGTAQHHSERPALDFLGRVSTYAEVDEEIRRVAGGLQALGVGPGDNVALVMPNCPQNLIAFFAVLRLGAAVVEHNPLYTAAELRHPFVDHGARVAIVWDKVVPVIEGLKAGSALEHVVAVDMTTRLPWSKRLALRLPIPKARAAREQLTSPAPQVLQWSELAAAAPVDESHPRPDKDDVALLLYTSGTTGVPKGVPLLHRNLVANVVQGRAWVPGLREGEESFLVALPLFHAYGVTVSVLLGVALAAKLVLLPKPEIGLIMDALGREVPSFVPAVPPLYQRIVDEAERRKVSIKGIRYSLSGAMPLPAPLVERWEAATGGLLVEGYGLTETSPVIVGNPMTKARRPGAIGVPFPDVEIRIADPEDLDREVPLGERGELLVRGPQVFSGYRGLPEETAAAFHDGWFRTGDVVTMSPDGFLTIVDRIKEIIITGGFNVYPSEVEAVLRTHAGVVDVAVVGLPHTDGGEEVVAAVVLVEGVPVHPDELRDHTRQGLTPYKVPRRVVFVDELPTNPMGKVLRREVATRLRRA, encoded by the coding sequence GTGTCGACCGAGCCGCCGCTGTGGGCAGATTCCTACGGTCCCGACGTGCCGCTGCACCTGCACTACGGTGACACAACAGTTCTCGATCTGTGGGAGGGCACAGCGCAACACCACTCCGAGCGGCCGGCGCTGGACTTCCTGGGCCGCGTCTCCACCTACGCCGAGGTCGACGAGGAGATCCGCCGTGTGGCAGGCGGCCTGCAGGCCCTGGGCGTGGGTCCCGGCGACAACGTCGCCCTGGTCATGCCGAACTGCCCGCAGAACCTGATCGCCTTCTTCGCGGTGCTGCGCCTGGGTGCGGCGGTGGTCGAGCACAACCCCCTCTACACCGCAGCGGAGCTGCGCCACCCCTTCGTCGACCACGGAGCCCGGGTCGCGATCGTGTGGGACAAGGTCGTGCCCGTCATCGAGGGCCTGAAGGCCGGCTCGGCCCTCGAGCACGTGGTCGCCGTCGACATGACCACCCGGCTGCCCTGGAGCAAGCGCCTCGCCCTGCGCCTGCCGATCCCGAAGGCGCGCGCCGCCCGGGAGCAGCTGACCTCCCCCGCCCCCCAGGTGTTGCAGTGGTCCGAGCTGGCCGCCGCAGCCCCAGTGGACGAGTCGCATCCCCGTCCCGACAAGGACGATGTCGCGCTGCTGCTCTACACCTCCGGCACGACCGGCGTGCCCAAGGGCGTGCCGCTGCTGCACCGCAACCTCGTCGCCAACGTCGTCCAGGGGCGTGCCTGGGTGCCGGGCCTGCGGGAGGGCGAGGAGTCCTTCCTCGTGGCACTGCCCCTGTTCCACGCGTACGGCGTCACGGTCAGCGTCCTCCTGGGCGTCGCCCTGGCCGCCAAGCTGGTGCTGCTCCCCAAGCCCGAGATCGGGCTGATCATGGACGCCCTCGGGCGGGAGGTGCCGAGCTTCGTGCCTGCGGTGCCACCGTTGTACCAGCGCATCGTCGACGAGGCCGAGCGCCGCAAGGTCTCGATCAAGGGCATCCGCTACTCCCTGTCGGGCGCGATGCCGTTGCCTGCTCCACTCGTGGAGCGCTGGGAGGCCGCCACGGGTGGCCTTCTCGTCGAGGGCTACGGCCTGACCGAGACGTCACCGGTGATCGTCGGGAACCCGATGACCAAGGCGCGCCGCCCCGGCGCGATCGGCGTGCCCTTCCCCGACGTGGAGATCCGCATCGCCGACCCGGAGGACCTCGACCGCGAGGTGCCCCTCGGGGAGCGTGGCGAGCTGCTGGTGCGCGGCCCCCAGGTGTTCTCCGGCTATCGCGGCCTGCCGGAGGAGACCGCGGCCGCCTTCCACGACGGGTGGTTCCGCACGGGGGACGTGGTGACCATGTCGCCCGACGGCTTCCTGACGATCGTGGACCGGATCAAGGAGATCATCATCACCGGCGGGTTCAACGTCTACCCGTCCGAGGTCGAGGCCGTGCTGCGCACACATGCCGGCGTCGTGGACGTGGCGGTGGTCGGCCTTCCCCACACCGACGGCGGCGAGGAGGTGGTCGCCGCGGTCGTCCTCGTCGAGGGCGTTCCTGTGCACCCTGACGAGCTCCGGGATCACACCCGGCAGGGGCTCACGCCCTACAAGGTGCCGCGCCGCGTCGTCTTCGTGGACGAGCTGCCGACCAACCCGATGGGCAAGGTGCTGCGCCGGGAGGTGGCGACCCGGCTGCGCAGGGCCTGA
- a CDS encoding alpha/beta fold hydrolase — translation MVRMDPCTTVLHGHELSYLDSGEGPAVLFIHGILGSQRQWAHLVDKMDDDHRVVVPDLFGHGDSAKPTGDYSLSAHAATMRDLLDHLGIERVTLVGHSLGGGIAMQFYYLFPERVDRLVLVSSGGLGREVSPLLRSATLPGAEQVLSLVASGPVLSRVEALGRGLTKVGWRPGADISAIWRGFTSLGDHESRRAFLSTTRAVIDIGGQSISAHDHLESVLPIPVLIVWGSKDRMIPAWHALKAQHSVPECQVELFEGAGHFPHLEDPDRFATVVRDFISHGPRVDEGPPPAAAGA, via the coding sequence ATGGTTCGCATGGACCCCTGCACGACCGTGCTCCACGGGCACGAGCTCTCCTACCTCGACAGCGGCGAGGGTCCCGCTGTCCTCTTCATCCACGGCATCCTCGGCTCCCAGCGTCAGTGGGCCCATCTCGTGGACAAGATGGACGACGACCACCGCGTGGTGGTCCCCGACCTCTTCGGCCACGGTGACTCGGCCAAGCCCACGGGGGACTACTCGCTCAGCGCGCACGCGGCGACGATGCGGGACCTGCTCGACCACCTCGGCATCGAGCGCGTCACCCTCGTGGGGCACTCACTCGGCGGCGGCATCGCCATGCAGTTCTACTACCTCTTCCCCGAGCGGGTGGACCGTCTCGTGCTCGTCTCCAGCGGAGGCCTGGGACGCGAGGTCAGTCCCCTCCTGCGCTCCGCCACCCTGCCGGGGGCCGAGCAGGTGCTGAGCCTGGTGGCCTCCGGGCCGGTGCTCAGCCGTGTGGAGGCCCTGGGTCGCGGGTTGACCAAGGTGGGCTGGCGCCCCGGTGCCGACATCAGCGCCATCTGGCGAGGCTTCACCTCCCTGGGCGACCACGAGAGCCGGCGTGCCTTCCTGTCCACCACGCGGGCCGTCATCGACATCGGCGGCCAGAGCATCAGCGCCCACGACCACCTCGAGTCGGTCCTGCCCATCCCCGTCCTGATCGTGTGGGGATCGAAGGACCGGATGATCCCGGCCTGGCACGCACTCAAGGCGCAGCACTCGGTGCCCGAGTGCCAGGTCGAGCTCTTCGAGGGGGCTGGCCACTTCCCCCACCTCGAGGACCCCGACCGGTTCGCCACGGTGGTGCGGGACTTCATCTCCCACGGCCCGCGAGTGGACGAGGGGCCACCGCCGGCTGCCGCCGGCGCGTAA
- the heR gene encoding heliorhodopsin HeR has translation MTTEIPAPRQRRLRLFNLAAGLLHAVQAVAVVVLATDFALPVTASYLAGPPGTAPQEPTVVFDLPTGAAVAAFLVLSSLAHLVVITVWWRGYVGDLSRRINRARWVEYSLSSSLMMVVIAQLVGIADITALLAIVGVNASMILFGWLQEKYEEPGGGGWLPFWFGCIAGAVPWIAVVVYVIAPQSPSDASPPGFVYAIVVSLFVFFNIFALNQWLQYRAKGRWADYLFGETIYIVLSLVAKSLLAWQVFGGTLAG, from the coding sequence ATGACGACCGAGATCCCGGCGCCCCGACAGCGTCGGCTGCGGCTGTTCAACCTCGCGGCCGGCCTGCTCCACGCCGTCCAGGCGGTCGCGGTGGTCGTGCTGGCCACCGACTTCGCGCTCCCAGTCACGGCGAGCTACCTCGCGGGCCCGCCCGGCACGGCACCCCAGGAGCCGACGGTCGTCTTCGACCTGCCCACCGGAGCCGCCGTGGCGGCCTTCCTGGTGCTGTCCTCGCTGGCGCACCTCGTGGTGATCACCGTCTGGTGGCGGGGCTACGTCGGGGACCTGTCCCGGCGGATCAACCGGGCGCGCTGGGTGGAGTACTCCCTGTCCTCGTCGCTGATGATGGTGGTGATCGCCCAGCTCGTCGGGATCGCCGACATCACCGCGTTGCTGGCGATCGTGGGCGTGAACGCGTCGATGATCCTGTTCGGCTGGCTGCAGGAGAAGTACGAGGAGCCCGGCGGTGGCGGGTGGCTGCCGTTCTGGTTCGGGTGCATCGCGGGTGCCGTGCCCTGGATCGCCGTGGTCGTCTACGTGATCGCACCGCAGTCCCCGTCCGACGCCAGCCCGCCCGGGTTCGTCTACGCGATCGTCGTCTCGCTCTTCGTCTTCTTCAACATCTTCGCCCTCAACCAGTGGCTGCAGTACCGCGCGAAGGGCCGGTGGGCCGACTACCTGTTCGGCGAGACGATCTACATCGTGCTGAGCCTGGTGGCCAAGTCGTTGCTGGCCTGGCAGGTGTTCGGCGGCACACTCGCGGGTTAG
- the ychF gene encoding redox-regulated ATPase YchF has protein sequence MALTIGIVGLPNAGKSTLFNALTKNDVLAANYPFATIEPNVGVVGVPDERLPRLAEVFGSAKILPATVEFVDIAGIVAGASQGEGLGNKFLSHIRESAAICQVTRVFRDEDVTHVDGKVDPASDIGTIQTELVLADLQTVEKAIPRLEKEARTTKSLAANLDAAREALAALEAGTSIIDTSIDRSLIRDLSLLTAKPFIFVFNCDADELADEALKDRMREIVAPAEAIFLDAKFEAELAEMDDDDMAHEMLAEMGITESGLDQLARVGFDTLGLQTYLTAGPKETRAWTIRKGATAPEAAGVIHTDFQKGFIKAEIVSFDDLMAAGSMLKAKEAGKVRMEGKDYVMADGDVVEFRFNV, from the coding sequence GTGGCTCTCACCATCGGCATCGTCGGTCTCCCCAACGCGGGCAAGTCGACCCTCTTCAACGCCCTGACCAAGAACGACGTGCTGGCGGCGAACTACCCGTTCGCCACGATCGAGCCCAACGTCGGCGTCGTGGGCGTGCCCGACGAGCGGCTGCCACGCCTCGCCGAGGTCTTCGGCTCGGCCAAGATCCTCCCCGCGACCGTCGAGTTCGTCGACATCGCCGGCATCGTCGCCGGGGCCTCGCAGGGCGAGGGCCTGGGCAACAAGTTCCTCAGCCACATCCGCGAGTCCGCGGCGATCTGCCAGGTCACGCGCGTCTTCCGTGACGAGGACGTCACCCACGTCGACGGCAAGGTCGACCCCGCCTCCGACATCGGCACCATCCAGACCGAGCTGGTCCTCGCCGACCTGCAGACGGTCGAGAAGGCCATCCCGCGGCTGGAGAAGGAGGCGCGGACCACCAAGTCCCTCGCCGCCAACCTCGACGCCGCGCGCGAGGCGCTGGCCGCCCTCGAGGCCGGCACCTCGATCATCGACACCAGCATCGACCGCTCACTGATCCGAGACCTGTCGCTGCTCACGGCCAAGCCGTTCATCTTCGTCTTCAACTGCGACGCCGACGAGCTCGCCGACGAGGCGCTCAAGGACAGGATGCGCGAGATCGTCGCCCCTGCCGAGGCGATCTTCCTCGATGCCAAGTTCGAGGCCGAGCTGGCCGAGATGGACGACGACGACATGGCCCACGAGATGCTCGCCGAGATGGGCATCACCGAGTCCGGCCTCGACCAGCTGGCCCGCGTCGGCTTCGACACCCTCGGCCTGCAGACCTACCTGACCGCCGGTCCCAAGGAGACGCGGGCCTGGACGATCAGGAAGGGCGCCACGGCTCCCGAGGCCGCCGGTGTCATCCACACCGACTTCCAGAAGGGCTTCATCAAGGCCGAGATCGTCTCTTTCGACGACCTGATGGCCGCCGGCTCCATGCTCAAGGCCAAGGAGGCCGGCAAGGTGCGCATGGAGGGCAAGGACTACGTCATGGCCGACGGCGACGTGGTGGAGTTCCGCTTCAACGTGTGA
- a CDS encoding glycoside hydrolase family 16 protein has protein sequence MLLMTLIPLRELVTAISVSVLLQLGVSVPASMTVPVPPIPTTPGTAMPYDVFHDDFDTPVTERWRHVSSSTPERVTQRTVGSRSVVALAPEGNLESLQAIPYEVGMTYRVSASIRMPGRPGTHPAFWMRSVDDDRIGEIDVVESWGHHRECGVQLAFYWRYEPARGERVCREDKYPHRMDRWREYAAEFTYMAPGRDPGAHMAAPTRFFVDGRQTWSTDHSPVAAELLRLQHKRNCPPEQQPSCGTTAPAPDMLVDWVRVEAIGRQPTGGPAELLSPRSNPDGTVELQAPDPETGYASLRSQVPLPLPPGEWHYASGDFDGDLVTDLYAVTEAGDGVASVRVLDGSSDFQRFLSHDTIVGGGLDLDAVEVLTGDFDANGRDDLYLVGSDGLASTAARILDATTGFQTELFVGQTAAPLLDPDDWDVTTGDVDGNGRDDLYVVDRDAGGTTALHVLDAVSGFSSFLVRTTTASPPLDPIGWDTVTGDHDGDGRDDLALVQRDDGGVTSLHVLSAASGFSAYSLETRTALTTTLDPAWSRVGS, from the coding sequence ATGCTGCTGATGACGCTGATCCCGCTCCGCGAGCTGGTCACCGCGATCTCGGTGAGCGTCCTGTTGCAGCTGGGCGTCTCGGTCCCGGCGTCGATGACCGTCCCGGTCCCCCCGATCCCGACGACGCCCGGCACCGCGATGCCGTACGACGTCTTCCACGACGACTTCGACACCCCCGTGACCGAGCGCTGGCGGCACGTGTCGTCCTCGACGCCGGAGCGGGTCACGCAGCGGACCGTCGGCTCGAGGTCGGTCGTGGCGCTCGCTCCCGAGGGCAACCTGGAGTCGCTCCAGGCGATCCCCTACGAGGTCGGGATGACCTACCGCGTCTCGGCGTCCATCCGGATGCCCGGGCGCCCCGGGACCCACCCGGCGTTCTGGATGCGCAGCGTGGACGACGACCGGATCGGCGAGATCGACGTCGTCGAGAGCTGGGGCCACCACCGCGAGTGCGGCGTCCAGCTGGCGTTCTACTGGCGCTACGAGCCGGCCCGGGGTGAGCGGGTGTGCCGCGAGGACAAGTACCCCCACCGCATGGACCGCTGGCGCGAGTACGCCGCGGAGTTCACCTACATGGCGCCCGGGCGCGACCCCGGCGCCCACATGGCCGCGCCGACCAGGTTCTTCGTCGACGGCCGCCAGACCTGGTCCACCGACCACTCCCCCGTGGCGGCGGAGCTGCTGCGCCTCCAGCACAAGCGCAACTGCCCCCCGGAGCAGCAGCCCTCCTGCGGCACCACTGCTCCCGCGCCGGACATGCTGGTCGACTGGGTCCGGGTCGAGGCGATCGGGCGCCAGCCCACGGGCGGGCCCGCCGAGCTGCTGTCCCCGCGGAGCAACCCCGACGGCACCGTCGAGCTCCAGGCTCCGGACCCCGAGACCGGCTACGCGTCCTTGCGCTCCCAGGTCCCGCTCCCGCTGCCCCCTGGCGAGTGGCACTACGCCAGCGGTGACTTCGACGGCGACCTCGTCACCGACCTCTACGCGGTGACCGAGGCAGGCGACGGCGTGGCCTCGGTGAGGGTGCTCGACGGCTCCTCCGACTTCCAGCGCTTCCTCAGCCACGACACGATCGTCGGAGGCGGCCTCGACCTCGACGCCGTCGAGGTGCTCACCGGCGACTTCGACGCCAACGGTCGCGACGACCTCTACCTGGTGGGCTCGGACGGGCTGGCCTCCACCGCCGCCCGGATCCTCGACGCGACGACCGGGTTCCAGACCGAGCTGTTCGTCGGCCAGACCGCCGCGCCGCTCCTCGACCCCGACGACTGGGACGTCACCACGGGCGACGTCGACGGCAACGGCCGTGACGACCTCTACGTGGTCGACCGCGACGCCGGCGGCACCACCGCGCTCCACGTCCTCGACGCCGTCAGCGGGTTCTCCTCGTTCCTCGTGCGTACGACGACTGCCTCGCCGCCGCTCGACCCCATCGGGTGGGACACCGTCACCGGGGACCACGACGGCGACGGCCGCGACGACCTGGCCCTGGTCCAGCGCGACGACGGCGGGGTCACGTCGCTGCACGTCCTGTCGGCGGCCTCCGGCTTCTCGGCCTACTCGCTGGAGACCCGGACCGCGCTGACGACGACCCTCGACCCGGCGTGGTCACGGGTCGGGTCATGA
- a CDS encoding PH domain-containing protein: MTEAITPAPVALRAPAHRVSPRAVGYWRTSALLGDLVLVAAAVLAYALVPERPWWATVLLVLLVVGVVVHVVAMPTIRYRVHRWEVSELAIHTLSGWIGRETRIAPISRVQTVDSRQGALMRLFGLASLTVTTASAAGPITIDCLDADTARRLVAQLTEVTAASEGDAT; the protein is encoded by the coding sequence ATGACTGAGGCCATCACCCCGGCACCCGTCGCGCTGCGCGCTCCTGCCCACCGAGTGTCGCCCCGGGCCGTGGGCTACTGGCGCACCTCGGCCCTCCTGGGCGACCTGGTCCTGGTCGCGGCCGCCGTGCTCGCCTACGCACTGGTCCCCGAACGCCCGTGGTGGGCGACCGTGCTGCTGGTGCTCCTGGTGGTGGGGGTGGTCGTCCACGTGGTCGCGATGCCGACCATCCGCTACCGAGTCCACCGCTGGGAGGTCTCCGAGCTCGCCATCCACACCCTCTCCGGGTGGATCGGCCGGGAGACCCGCATCGCTCCCATCAGCAGGGTCCAGACGGTCGACTCGCGGCAGGGTGCGCTGATGCGGTTGTTCGGGCTGGCCTCGCTCACCGTGACCACGGCGTCAGCGGCCGGACCGATCACCATCGACTGCCTCGACGCCGACACCGCCCGGCGCCTGGTGGCGCAGCTGACGGAGGTCACCGCCGCGTCCGAGGGCGACGCCACGTGA
- a CDS encoding PH domain-containing protein, translated as MIPAPGEGWVRLSPRKVLVDPVKVLRQVLVPALIALVGVSQSGGGLPWWSVPLVALGACAAGVLPWFTTHYRLTETQFQLRSGILNKRTSTAPLDRVRSVDLEASLLHRILGLEKVQVGTGVDDERITLDALDRADARELRTTLLRKSPAPVVAERPGAGTGDEIDAGTDAPGEHDVVLHEPQAPAQLLATIDWSWLRFAPFSLARLVIVAGALGVLSQFGDQLPIWDEDTARSAWDWVTRFTVALVAAVLFIVSLVAWLVISVSGYVVQWWRFRLTRESGALHLTSGLFTTRSVTVEEAKVRGVELTEPVLLRLVGGAELSTLATGLEEGTHQVLPPCPRHVALAVGDQVLGGAGPMNVPLREHGPRARRRSWLRHADGVFLVPLLMIAPFWFFDLAWTWWAVFAVASLVAGAVVGEMAYRHLGHALSPGHLVAGSGALARIRTVLETDGIIGWNLEQSWWQRRSGLSTLVATTAAGSERVVVQDVAVERAVELADAATPGLLTPFLATRGG; from the coding sequence GTGATCCCGGCACCCGGCGAGGGCTGGGTCCGGCTCAGCCCGCGCAAGGTCCTCGTCGACCCGGTCAAGGTGCTGCGGCAGGTCCTGGTCCCGGCCCTCATCGCCCTGGTCGGCGTGAGCCAGAGCGGCGGCGGGCTGCCGTGGTGGAGCGTGCCCCTCGTCGCCCTCGGCGCCTGCGCCGCCGGCGTGCTGCCGTGGTTCACCACGCACTACCGACTCACCGAGACGCAGTTCCAGCTGCGCTCGGGCATCCTCAACAAGCGGACCTCGACCGCTCCGCTCGACCGGGTGCGCAGCGTCGACCTCGAGGCGTCGCTCCTCCACCGCATCCTCGGGCTCGAGAAGGTCCAGGTCGGCACGGGGGTCGACGACGAGCGCATCACCCTGGACGCCCTCGACCGCGCCGACGCCCGGGAGCTGCGCACGACCCTCCTGCGCAAGTCGCCGGCACCGGTCGTGGCGGAGCGGCCGGGCGCCGGGACCGGCGACGAGATCGACGCCGGGACCGACGCACCGGGCGAGCACGACGTCGTACTCCACGAGCCGCAGGCGCCGGCGCAGCTGCTGGCGACGATCGACTGGTCCTGGCTGCGGTTCGCCCCCTTCAGCCTCGCCCGCCTCGTCATCGTCGCGGGGGCCCTCGGCGTGCTCTCGCAGTTCGGCGACCAGCTGCCGATCTGGGACGAGGACACCGCACGCAGCGCCTGGGACTGGGTGACGCGCTTCACGGTGGCGCTGGTGGCCGCGGTCCTCTTCATCGTCTCGCTGGTCGCCTGGCTGGTCATCTCGGTGTCCGGCTACGTCGTGCAGTGGTGGCGCTTCCGGCTGACCCGCGAGAGCGGCGCCCTCCACCTCACCTCAGGACTCTTCACGACCCGGTCCGTCACGGTCGAGGAGGCGAAGGTGCGCGGCGTCGAGCTCACCGAGCCGGTGCTGCTGCGCCTGGTGGGCGGCGCCGAGCTGAGCACCCTCGCGACCGGGCTCGAAGAAGGCACCCACCAGGTGCTCCCGCCGTGCCCGCGCCACGTGGCCCTGGCGGTCGGCGACCAGGTCCTGGGTGGGGCCGGGCCGATGAACGTGCCGCTGCGCGAGCACGGGCCGCGAGCCCGGCGTCGCTCCTGGCTCCGCCACGCCGACGGTGTCTTCCTGGTGCCGCTGCTGATGATCGCGCCCTTCTGGTTCTTCGACCTCGCCTGGACCTGGTGGGCAGTGTTCGCCGTCGCCTCGCTCGTCGCCGGCGCCGTCGTCGGCGAGATGGCCTACCGCCACCTCGGTCACGCCCTGTCGCCCGGCCACCTGGTTGCCGGGAGCGGAGCCCTGGCCCGCATCCGGACCGTGCTGGAGACCGACGGCATCATCGGCTGGAACCTCGAGCAGTCCTGGTGGCAGCGCCGCAGCGGTCTCAGCACGCTCGTCGCGACGACGGCCGCCGGCAGCGAGCGGGTCGTCGTGCAGGACGTCGCCGTGGAGCGAGCGGTCGAGCTTGCCGACGCCGCGACCCCCGGCCTGCTGACGCCGTTCCTCGCCACCCGTGGTGGATAG
- a CDS encoding exodeoxyribonuclease III, with translation MRIATWNVNSLRSRIDRVEAFLDRHDVDVLALQETKAREDQLPLMGLQARGYDVAVAGTNQWNGVALISRLGLEDVEVGFDAMPGYGDPVAAEARAIGATCGGVRIWSLYVPNGRKPDDPHYLYKLDWLASLRETARGWLAGETALVGDWNICPTDADVFDPAQFRNSTHVTPPERAAFQGFLDDGYAEVTRPHAPGFTYWDYYRQRFERDRGLKIDFVLGSPALASRVTGAFIDRDERDPAQGSGSPSDHAPVVVDLT, from the coding sequence GTGCGAATCGCCACCTGGAACGTCAACTCGCTCCGCTCCCGGATCGACCGTGTCGAGGCGTTCCTCGACCGCCACGACGTCGACGTCCTGGCGCTGCAGGAGACCAAGGCCCGCGAGGACCAGCTGCCCCTGATGGGGCTGCAGGCGCGTGGCTACGACGTCGCGGTCGCCGGCACCAACCAGTGGAACGGAGTCGCCCTCATCTCCAGGCTCGGGCTCGAGGACGTCGAGGTCGGCTTCGACGCCATGCCGGGGTACGGCGACCCGGTGGCCGCCGAGGCCCGCGCGATCGGCGCGACGTGCGGCGGGGTCCGGATCTGGTCGCTCTACGTGCCCAACGGTCGCAAGCCCGACGACCCCCACTACCTCTACAAGCTCGACTGGCTCGCGTCCCTCCGGGAGACGGCACGCGGCTGGCTGGCCGGGGAGACCGCGCTGGTCGGTGACTGGAACATCTGCCCCACCGACGCCGACGTCTTCGACCCCGCCCAGTTCCGCAACTCCACCCACGTGACGCCGCCGGAGCGGGCGGCCTTCCAGGGGTTCCTGGACGACGGCTACGCCGAGGTGACTCGGCCCCACGCGCCGGGGTTCACCTACTGGGACTACTACCGCCAGCGGTTCGAGCGCGACCGAGGGCTGAAGATCGACTTCGTGCTGGGGTCCCCTGCGCTGGCCTCCCGCGTGACGGGCGCCTTCATCGACCGCGACGAGCGCGACCCGGCCCAGGGATCGGGCTCCCCCTCCGACCACGCGCCCGTCGTCGTCGACCTCACCTGA
- a CDS encoding ROK family protein, translating into MKTSDVFELLRDGSPKTRAELARSTGLARSTIAARIDTLIRLGLVAPYGDAVSTGGRPPSLLALNPTARVVVGVDLGATHARAVLTDLSGRILAEEREDLDIAEGPEKVLGWVTRTVRSLLRREKRRIADLAAIGIGLPGPVEHATGRAINPPIMPGWDRYDVPARVRRDLDVPVLIDNDVNIMALGEKHAHFPDVDDLVFIKVSTGIGAGIISGGSLQRGAMGTAGDVGHVRLRRADGVACRCGNEGCLEAVAASPALTAELRSVGEDVHSGSDVVDLVRSGNVAAIQVVRQAGRDMGEVVAMVVNFINPSVVVVGGALSAAGEHLIAGIRETVYQRSLPLATEHLRIVPSAAGERAGVIGAAAMAISHVLSPEEIERASLALQG; encoded by the coding sequence GTGAAGACCAGCGACGTGTTCGAGCTGCTGCGCGACGGCAGCCCGAAGACGCGCGCCGAGCTCGCCCGGTCCACCGGCCTCGCGCGCTCGACGATCGCGGCGCGGATCGACACCCTGATCCGGCTGGGCCTCGTCGCCCCCTACGGTGACGCCGTGTCGACCGGGGGCCGACCTCCCTCGCTGCTGGCGCTCAACCCCACCGCCCGGGTGGTGGTCGGGGTCGACCTGGGCGCCACGCACGCCCGGGCAGTCCTCACCGACCTGTCCGGCAGGATCCTGGCCGAGGAGCGCGAGGACCTCGACATCGCCGAGGGGCCCGAGAAGGTGCTCGGCTGGGTGACGCGGACCGTGCGCTCGCTGCTCCGCCGGGAGAAGCGCCGCATCGCCGACCTGGCCGCCATCGGGATCGGCCTGCCCGGTCCCGTGGAGCACGCGACCGGGCGGGCCATCAATCCGCCGATCATGCCCGGCTGGGACCGGTACGACGTGCCGGCCCGGGTGCGCCGTGACCTCGACGTGCCCGTCCTCATCGACAACGACGTCAACATCATGGCGCTGGGCGAGAAGCATGCCCACTTCCCCGACGTCGACGACCTGGTCTTCATCAAGGTCTCGACGGGCATCGGTGCCGGCATCATCTCCGGCGGGTCGCTGCAGCGGGGTGCCATGGGCACGGCCGGCGACGTGGGGCACGTCCGGCTGCGGCGCGCGGACGGGGTGGCCTGCCGCTGCGGCAACGAGGGCTGCCTCGAGGCGGTCGCGGCCTCACCGGCACTCACGGCCGAGCTGCGCTCGGTCGGCGAGGACGTGCACAGCGGCTCCGACGTCGTCGACCTGGTGCGCAGCGGGAACGTCGCCGCCATCCAGGTGGTGCGTCAGGCCGGCCGGGACATGGGCGAGGTCGTCGCGATGGTCGTCAACTTCATCAACCCCTCCGTCGTCGTGGTGGGTGGCGCCCTGTCCGCTGCCGGCGAGCACCTGATCGCAGGGATCCGCGAGACGGTCTACCAACGCTCGCTCCCGCTCGCGACCGAGCACCTCCGGATCGTCCCGTCCGCCGCGGGGGAGCGGGCGGGCGTCATCGGCGCCGCGGCGATGGCCATCTCCCACGTGCTCTCACCCGAGGAGATCGAGCGGGCCAGCCTGGCCCTGCAGGGGTGA